One window from the genome of Drosophila albomicans strain 15112-1751.03 chromosome 2L, ASM965048v2, whole genome shotgun sequence encodes:
- the LOC117566118 gene encoding metallophosphoesterase 1 homolog, protein MRWLYACFVILLCALIFCEYVADFVVLQKCKWPEIRRKKYVDDPLRAMIIADPHLLGPHRGHWLDKLYREWHMTRSFQAASRLLQPDVVFVLGDLFDEGDMVSDKQFQEYVWRYLQMFNLPAGIPLISVVGNHDVGFHYKMHPFFMSRFENYLNYSKVHLYTIKQIHFVVVNSMAMEGDGCLFCAEAESALKNISRTLHCMQHPHEAECARTRRHPYSQPIVMQHFPTYRISDRVCREHDAPHIETFRERYHVLSKDATDMLGELLKPRLAFAGHSHYYCHNINRLGIDEYTVASFSWRNNVNPSFMLATITPDDYAVFKCKMLPQQFVFNSYVSAAVACLVLIAFQLRKYFVRRRPATGAEKKHH, encoded by the exons aTGCGTTGGCTTTATGCCTGTTTTGTAATCTTATTGTGTGCGTTGATCTTTTGCGAATACGTTGCCGACTTTGTGGTATTACAAAAGTGCAAATGGCCCGAGATACGACGCAAAAAATATGTGGACGATCCGTTAAGGGCTATGATTATTGCCGATCCGCATTTGTTGGGACCACATCGCGGACACTGGTTGGACAAACTGTATCGTGAATGGCATATGACACGTTCTTTCCAGGCAGCATCTCGTTTGCTCCAGCCCGATGTGGTCTTCGTGCTGGGCGATCTGTTTGACGAGGGTGACATGGTCAGTGATAAGCAATTCCAGGAGTACGTTTGGCGTTATCTGCAGATGTTTAATCTGCCTGCTGGCATTCCGCTTATCAGTGTGGTTGGCAATCACGACGTTGGCTTCCACTACAA AATGCATCCATTTTTCATGTCACGTTTCGAGAATTATCTAAACTACTCCAAGGTTCATCTTTACACCATCaagcaaatacattttgtggTTGTCAACTCTATGGCCATGGAGGGCGATGGCTGCTTGTTCTGCGCGGAAGCGGAGTCCGCTCTCAAGAATATATCAAGAACACTGCACTGCATGCAACATCCTCATGAGGCGGAATGTGCACGGACTCGTCGTCATCCTTACAGTCAGCCCATAGTCATGCAACACTTCCCCACTTATCGCATATCGGACCGGGTTTGTCGAGAACACGATGCACCCCATATTGAGACATTCCGCGAACGCTATCATGTGCTATCTAAAGATGCCACCGATATGCTGGGCGAGCTTCTGAAGCCACGTCTGGCGTTTGCCGGGCATTCTCATTATTATTGCCATAACATCAATCGGTTGGGCATCGATGAGTATACGGTAGCATCGTTTAGCTGGCGCAACAATGTCAATCCCAGTTTCATGCTG GCCACCATTACGCCGGATGATTATGCGGTATTCAAGTGCAAGATGCTGCCACAACAGTTTGTCTTTAATAGCTATGTGAGTGCTGCAGTTGCCTGCCTAGTGTTAATTGCAT
- the LOC117566121 gene encoding mitochondrial import inner membrane translocase subunit Tim17-A, which translates to MEEYTREPCPYRIVDDCGGAFAMGCIGGGVFQAIKGFRNAPSGMSRRMLGSLTAIKTRSPVIAGNFAVWGGMFSTIDCTLVHFRKKEDPWNSIISGAATGGILAARNGVPAMAGSAIIGGVLLALIEGVGILFTRISAEQFKNPSPPTEDPAALGDPSSFSFGNPTSNNKQYQ; encoded by the coding sequence ATGGAGGAATATACACGTGAGCCTTGCCCCTACCGTATTGTGGATGATTGTGGTGGCGCTTTCGCTATGGGCTGTATTGGTGGCGGTGTCTTTCAGGCCATCAAGGGTTTCCGCAACGCTCCATCGGGCATGAGCAGACGAATGCTGGGCAGTTTGACGGCCATCAAGACACGTTCACCCGTCATTGCCGGAAACTTTGCGGTGTGGGGTGGCATGTTTAGTACTATCGATTGTACCCTTGTACATTTTCGCAAAAAGGAGGATCCCTGGAATTCGATAATAAGTGGCGCGGCAACGGGCGGCATCTTGGCAGCTAGGAATGGTGTACCGGCGATGGCTGGTAGTGCAATCATTGGAGGAGTGCTGCTCGCTCTCATTGAGGGTGTGGGCATTTTGTTCACAAGAATATCGGCTGAACAATTCAAAAACCCGTCTCCTCCCACCGAAGATCCTGCGGCTCTGGGTGACCCTTCCAGTTTCTCGTTTGGCAATCCCACGTctaacaataaacaatatcaatga
- the LOC117566117 gene encoding chitinase domain-containing protein 1 has translation MNVSCVHIMLLLLLCSQQATATLSPDSKSKSKHKESKFLRGPQDSDVFDLDLVSSEPLPKDILMHHDAYYKDTALRHFNGTTLGYVTPWNSHGYDVAKIFAKKFDIISPVWLQIVKQGNEYAVAGTHDIDAGWLTDVRRKGKVQQQPQMRTVKVFPRIIFDHFTDRDIKLLLSDAKERTKLNDLLIKTCKQHGFDGLVLEVWSQLAGRIDDQILFTLVLQMVKELQKQQLRLILVIPPQRKDTPNLFGEKHMNRLYKHVYAFSLMTYDFSSVQRPGANAPLYWVRKAVEHMTPNGCHDMETKRSKILLGLNMYGNDYTPDGGGPITFGQYLELVRHVKKHLTFDERDIENFFEIKSETGRHIVFYPTLHSINERIKLAKELGTGISIWELGQGLNYFYDLF, from the exons ATGAACGTCTCATGTGTACAcattatgctgctgctgctactgtgtAGCCAGCAAGCAACTGCCACACTCTCGCCAGATAGCAAATCCAAGTCGAAGCACAAAGAATCCAAGTTCTTACGTGGTCCACAAGACAGCGATGTGTTTGATTTGGACTTAGTGTCATCAGAGCCGCTGCCGAAGGACATTCTTATGCATCACGATGCCTACTATAAGGACACTGCGCTGCGGCATTTCAATGGCACCACGCTAGGCTATGTGACGCCG TGGAACTCACATGGCTATGATGTGGCCAAGATCTTTGCCAAAAAGTTTGACATAATCTCGCCCGTCTGGCTACAAATTGTGAAGCAGGGCAACGAGTATGCCGTGGCCGGCACACACGACATCGATGCGGGTTGGCTGACGGATGTGCGACGCAAAGGAAaggtacaacaacaaccacagatGCGCACAGTGAAAG TGTTTCCTCGTATTATCTTCGACCATTTCACTGACCGCGACATTAAACTACTGCTGAGCGATGCGAAGGAGCGCACTAAACTGAATGACCTTCTCATCAAGACGTGCAAGCAGCATGGTTTTGATGGTTTGGTGTTGGAGGTTTGGTCGCAGCTAGCTGGTCGCATAGACGACCAAATCCTTTTTACCTTGGTGCTGCAAATGg TCAAAGAGCTGCAGAAGCAGCAGTTGCGTCTCATCCTGGTTATTCCACCGCAGCGCAAGGACACTCCAAACTTGTTTGGCGAGAAGCACATGAACAGGCTGTATAAGCATGTTTACGCCTTCTCCCTGATGACCTATGATTTCTCCAGTGTGCAGCGCCCTGGCGCCAATGCGCCGCTCTATTGGGTGCGCAAAGCTGTGGAGCATATGACGCCAAATGGCTGCCACGACATGGAGACGAAGCGTTCCAAAATACTCCTGGGCTTAAATATGTACGGCAATGATTATACACCTGATGGTGGCGGTCCCATCACTTTTGGCCAATACTTGGAGCTAGTCCGGCATGTGAAGAAGCATTTGACCTTTGACGAGCGCGACATTGAGAACTTCTTTGAGATCAA ATCTGAAACTGGTCGTCATATTGTTTTCTATCCCACATTGCACTCAATAAATGAGCGCATTAAGCTGGCTAAAGAGCTGGGCACTGGCATCTCCATTTGGGAGCTCGGACAAGGACTCAACTATTTTTACGATCTCTTTTAA